The nucleotide window TGATTCCACGCCGGGCTTGTCTCTCATCTTCTCCGCTCCGAGGGCCAGAACGACATCGTAGGCTCCGGAAGCTACGCCCAGCACAGCGTTTCTGAAGACGTCGTTTCCCGTGGGGCAGCCGTTTTCCAGCCTGCTGATGGGGATGCCGCGGAGTCCCAGTACCGTGCCCAGGGTGGTGCCTTCACGCGAACCCTGCCCGATCATGCCGCCGCCGCTCCACTGACCAAACCAGGCCGCCTTGATGTCCTTCGGGTCGAACCCCTTGTCGACACTCTTGACGCACTTCATGAAGGCTTCCTGTATCATGTTCTCGAGGCCCTTGTGGAAGAGTTCTCCAAAGGGGATCATGCCTACGCCGATTATGGCTACCTTGCCTCTGATGCTCATGCTAGGCCTCCTCTACCAGTCTGAACTTGTAGCCGTAGACATCCAGCCCGCTATCATTAACCACTTTTCGGAACACCATCTGGACCTTGGTGCCGATCTTCACCTCGTCCGGGTTGGAGACCTCGGTGAGCAGGCCCACATACCGGCCACCTCCGTCCAGATCGATAATGACATTGACGGTCGGCGGCTCAAGGCCGGGTGGAGGTGTCCAGTTGATGCAGAAGGTGTGCACCTTCCCCGACTTGCTCAGTTGGAAGTCCTTCTGATTGAAACTGCTGCACTTGTGGCAGACCTTGGTCTGCGGGTAGGTAATATGGCCGCAGTCGGAGCACTTTGAACCCAGTAGTTGGTAGACGGTCGGGTTGAGTCTCCAGTACAACGGCGACGCTGGTCTTGGGGACTGCATCCTCTCTCTCTCCCACATCGTCATCTGCTATTTCCTCCTTTTGTTCCAGAATATTGGCTGACCTGGTGTTGGTTGTACCACTGGGGAATGACACTTGTATTATTAACAAATTTACAGCAGATGGGGCTCGTGTGTCAAAAAATACCTATAGGATGCAAGCTGTTTCAGAGTCGATGAGGCTGTTTATCAACTCTTTCAACCCCCTGTAGTCCCCCAGTATCGGGGGACACCCCCAAGCCCCCGGCAAATGGGCTTCTGCCCCTCTGCAATCCCCAGTTGCTGAACAGGCTCATCTGGTGTGTTTAGACCTGGTGCCTGCATCTTTGCTATACTTAGTCAATTGTACCAACGTGAAAAGAGCAGGTCATAATCGAAAAAGAGAGGTGGCAATTATGGATTTAGGGCTTTCTGAACAGCAGGAAATGCTGAAAAAGATGGCCAGGGATTTCCTGGTCACCGAGTGTCCCAAGAAGCTGGTGAGAGAGATGGAGGTTGATGAGAAGGGTCATGTGCCAGAGCTATGGCGTAAGATGGCGGAACTCGGTTGGCAGGGATTGCCCTTCCCAGAGCAGTATGGTGGTGGCGCGGGAAGTTTTCTCGATCTGGGTGTGCTTCTAGAAGAGATGGGGCGTGCCTGCCTGCCCAGCCCTTTCCTGCCTACAGTGGTTCTGGGTGGTTTGACTATCCTGGAGGTTGGAAACGAAGCCCAGAAGCAGCAATTCCTGACTCCTATAGCTAATGGTGAAATGGTCATGACAATGGCCCTCACTGAGTCTAGCGCCAGATACGATGCATCTGGCATTGCCGTTGAAGCTACCTCAAGCAAGGATCACTATGTTATCAGTGGCACTAAACTGTTTGTGCCCAACGCGCATGTGGCTGACTGGATAGTATGTATTGCCAGAACAGGGAAAGGGCGGAATCCAGAGGATGGGATCACCCTGTTTCTGGTAAAGAATGAAAGCCCGGGTGTGATCTGCAAAGTGCTTCCTTCTATGGCGAAGGACAAGCAATGTGAGGTGGTGTTTAATAATGTTGGAGTGCCTGCCAAGGATGTGTTGGGGGAGGTTGGGAGGGGCTGGAATGTGGTGAGCAAGGCACTGCAGAGAGCGGCTGTGGCCAAGAGCCTGGAGATGGCAGGTGGTGCCCAGCAGGTTCTCGAGATGACGGTGAGCTATGCTAAGGAGAGGGTACAATTTGACCATCCTATCGGCACTTTCCAGGCTATTCAACACCATTGTGCCAATATGGTAATAGACGTTGATACTGCACGATACCTGACTTACCTGGCGGCTTCGAAATTGAGCGAAGGGGCATCTTGTGACATGGAAGTAGCTGCAGCTAAGGCTTGGACCAGCGAAGCCTATCGGCGGGTTGTCTATCTGGGGCATCAGGTTCACGGAGCAATAGGCTTTACTCTGGATCATGACATGCAGTTGTACTCCAGACGCGCCAAGGCAGCCGAGATTGCGTTTGGTGATGCTGACTTCCATAGAGAAGCGCTCGCTCGGCATCTGGAGGCCCAGAGCGCCTAGCCTACTAGGTTGCAGCGCTTCTCGAATTATCTCCATTGTGTTTCGGAGTCTGAACGCCCCTTCGAGATTCAATGGAGTGGCACAGCCAGGACAAATGGTGCTATGTTCAATCGTTGGTTCTCGGGGGCTGTATAGATAATGACCTATGACTATATGATTGTCGGGAGTGGCATTGCAGGGCTCTACACCGCGTTGCTGGCGCAAAAACAGGGCAGCGTATTGATCCTGACCAAAGGGAGTATTGATGACTGCAACACCAAGCATGCCCAGGGAGGTATTGCTGCAGCGATAGGAGAAGGCGATTCTCCCCGGCTTCACTTCCATGATACTATTGCTGCCGGAGCCGGATTGTCCAATCCGGAGGCGGTAAACCTTTTGGTAGCTGAGGCTGCTGACCGCATTGCTGACCTCATCAATCTCGGTGTTCCCTTCGACACGGTTAATGGTGAAGTTGCTCTGGCTAAGGAGGCAGCTCATACGGTGCCTCGCATCCTGCATGCCGGTGGTGATGCCACTGGTGAACATATAGAGGTTACCCTAAGCCGGAGGGTGCGCCAAGCGGGAATAGAGGTCCTGGAATATTGCCTGGCCACTGAGATCATGGTTGAAAAGGGTGTTGTCAGGGGTGTTAGAGCTCTCGATTGCCGTACCGGATCTGTTGAAGAGTTCCTTTGCCACAACCTGGTTTTGGCTACAGGTGGTGCCGGACGCTTGTTCAAGTATACAACCAATTCGGAGGTAGCCACTGGCGATGGGGTCGCGCTTGCCTTCAGTGCTGGCGCCGAGATCCAGGATATGGAGTTCTTCCAGTTCCACCCCACGGCAGTCCGCCTGCCTGGGACGCATCCATTTCTCATCTCTGAGGCTGTCAGGGGAGAGGGCGGAATTCTCCGAAATGTGGAGGGATATCGCTTTATGCCGGATTATACCCCTGGGGGTGAACTGGCACCTCGGGACGTTGTGACCCGAGGCATTCTCTATGAGATGCAAAAGACCCGAAGCGACAGGGTTTTTCTTGACATAACACATTTGCCTTACCAGTTAATCACCACACGATTTCCTCATATTTATCGTTTCTGCCTGGAACACGGGCTGGATATCACTAAGGGACTCATACCTGTAGCTCCGGCTGCTCACTACATGATGGGTGGTGTCAAGACAAATACATGGGGGGAGACCAACATCAGTGGACTCTACGCGGTGGGTGAGGTGGGGTGTACCGGACTCCACGGGGCGAACAGGTTGGCCAGCAATTCGCTGCTTGAGGTTCTGGTGTTTAGTAAGCGGGTGGTACAGAAACCCAAAGAGAGACCTGCTGAAGACACAGCAGGTATGGGGGAACAAAGCTATTATTCCCTCCCCAAGCGGAACTTCTCAGGAGGGACATTGCTCAGTTGTACTGCTCTCCAGACATTGATGTGGGAGAATGTCGGGATCATGCGCTCCGGAGATACATTGGAGAAGGCGGCAAACACCGTTTCCGCCTGGGAGAAGACCCTGGAAAAACCTTCTGACCGCAGCTCATATGAATTGAACAATCTCGTTCTGACGGGTCGATTGATGGCGGAGGCCGCTTTGATAAGGAAGGAAAGCCGTGGAGCCCACTTTCGCACAGATTACCCGGAGTC belongs to Chloroflexota bacterium and includes:
- a CDS encoding Zn-ribbon domain-containing OB-fold protein; translated protein: MTMWERERMQSPRPASPLYWRLNPTVYQLLGSKCSDCGHITYPQTKVCHKCSSFNQKDFQLSKSGKVHTFCINWTPPPGLEPPTVNVIIDLDGGGRYVGLLTEVSNPDEVKIGTKVQMVFRKVVNDSGLDVYGYKFRLVEEA
- a CDS encoding acyl-CoA/acyl-ACP dehydrogenase; protein product: MDLGLSEQQEMLKKMARDFLVTECPKKLVREMEVDEKGHVPELWRKMAELGWQGLPFPEQYGGGAGSFLDLGVLLEEMGRACLPSPFLPTVVLGGLTILEVGNEAQKQQFLTPIANGEMVMTMALTESSARYDASGIAVEATSSKDHYVISGTKLFVPNAHVADWIVCIARTGKGRNPEDGITLFLVKNESPGVICKVLPSMAKDKQCEVVFNNVGVPAKDVLGEVGRGWNVVSKALQRAAVAKSLEMAGGAQQVLEMTVSYAKERVQFDHPIGTFQAIQHHCANMVIDVDTARYLTYLAASKLSEGASCDMEVAAAKAWTSEAYRRVVYLGHQVHGAIGFTLDHDMQLYSRRAKAAEIAFGDADFHREALARHLEAQSA
- the nadB gene encoding L-aspartate oxidase; the encoded protein is MTYDYMIVGSGIAGLYTALLAQKQGSVLILTKGSIDDCNTKHAQGGIAAAIGEGDSPRLHFHDTIAAGAGLSNPEAVNLLVAEAADRIADLINLGVPFDTVNGEVALAKEAAHTVPRILHAGGDATGEHIEVTLSRRVRQAGIEVLEYCLATEIMVEKGVVRGVRALDCRTGSVEEFLCHNLVLATGGAGRLFKYTTNSEVATGDGVALAFSAGAEIQDMEFFQFHPTAVRLPGTHPFLISEAVRGEGGILRNVEGYRFMPDYTPGGELAPRDVVTRGILYEMQKTRSDRVFLDITHLPYQLITTRFPHIYRFCLEHGLDITKGLIPVAPAAHYMMGGVKTNTWGETNISGLYAVGEVGCTGLHGANRLASNSLLEVLVFSKRVVQKPKERPAEDTAGMGEQSYYSLPKRNFSGGTLLSCTALQTLMWENVGIMRSGDTLEKAANTVSAWEKTLEKPSDRSSYELNNLVLTGRLMAEAALIRKESRGAHFRTDYPESSPDWLKHIVLRRD
- a CDS encoding thiolase family protein, yielding MSIRGKVAIIGVGMIPFGELFHKGLENMIQEAFMKCVKSVDKGFDPKDIKAAWFGQWSGGGMIGQGSREGTTLGTVLGLRGIPISRLENGCPTGNDVFRNAVLGVASGAYDVVLALGAEKMRDKPGVES